CAACGAATCCCCTGCGATCAAAGGCCGCGTGCTCGTCGTGGAGGACGAGGACCTGCTGCTGCAGGCCTACGCTCGCCATCTCGAGGCCGCCGGCTGCGAGGTCGTGGCCTGCCGGGGCTCGAGCGAAGCACTGGCAGTGTTCAGCAGGAGCCGGGTCGATGCGGTGATCACGGACATCACGATGCCCGGGATGGATGGTCTGGCGTTGCTTCGCGCGCTGCGCGAGCTCGACGACAGCGTCAAGGTCGTGCTCGTCACAGGCGTACCCAGCGCCGAGACGGCCATCGAGGCGCTCGACAAAGGCGCCTTCAAGTACCTGGTCAAGCCGGTGGACACCATGGAGTTGGCCCGGATCGCCGAGCGAGCGATCCAGGTGACCCGGATGGCACGCATGCAGCGAGAAGCCATGCAGATCGTGAGCAGCGACCCCTTGGCGTACGGCGCCCGGGGTGAGCTGGAGGCTGCCTTCGATCGAGCGCTCGCGCGCCTCGTGATTCACTACCAGCCCATCGTGAAGTGGTCCCAACGCGAGATCTTCGGTTTCGAGGCCCTGGTGCGCTCGGGCGAACCGTCGATGGCTCATTCGGGCGCGCTGTTCTCGGCGGCCGAGCGGCTGGGACGGCTGCAGGAGTTGGGTAAGCTGATCCGACGCAGCGTTGCAAAGCCCATGCTGAACCGCCCGGAGAAGCTGTTTGTCAACCTGCACCCGGCTGAGCTGGGAGACCCGCTGCTGCTCGACGCTGGCTCTGACCTGGTTGCGATCGCGGAGCGGGTGGTGTTTGAGATCACCGAGCGAGCCGGGCTTTCCGAAGTCACCGATGTGCGTGAGCGGATTGCAGCCATCCGTGCCTGCGGAGCGAGCGTTGCTGTGGACGACCTCGGTGCCGGCTATGCCGGGCTGTCGAATTTCGCTCTGCTCGAGCCCGAGGTGGCCAAGCTCGACCAGGGCCTGGTGCACTGCGTCCACCGCATACCCACCAAACAAAAGCTCATCCGCTCCATGGCGGAGCTATGCCGCGACATGGGCGTTCACCTTATCGCCGAAGGCGTGGAAACCCGCGAAGAGTGCGATGTCCTGGCAGCGATCGGCTGCGACCTGTTTCAAGGCTACCTCTTCGCCCGACCCGGCAACCCCCTGCCAGCGGTCACCTGGGGCTAACCCGTTCCTGTTCAGCATGGCGCCATAGCGGCTTACCTCCTCGTCCCGGCCCTGCGAAGCAGCGCTGCTATTCCGAGGTTTTTCGAGAACGAAAGCGGCTCTGGTGCCATGCTGGAACGGGAACTACGCGCCTTCGCTGAGGGCTTGCCCCTTCCCGTGCCGATCCAACGTCTCGCGCACGCGGTCCAGCAAGTCATCGAGCTGAAACGGCTTGCGTATGTAGCCGTTGGCCTCGCCGCCGGGCATGGGAACGTCCAGCGGCTCCGTGCCCGAGATGAGCAATGCGGCGTTGACCTTGCCCTGGGCTCGGAGTTTTGCGAGCAGGGCCTGGCCGGGTGCATCGGGCGGAAGATCGTCGTCGCTAAGCAGCAAGTCGATCAGCGCCACGTCGAAGGGGCCGGCGGCGTCCAGCGCATCCTGGGAGTTGGCCGCGGTAACCACGCGCGCACCGTGGATGGACAGGGCGGTCGAAAGCAGCTCGCGCGTGCCGGGATCGTCGTCGACAACCAGAACGCGTGTACTGGCCATCGGGCGGTCGGTTGCGAAGACGCCGCTCGAATGACGCTCGACCTTGGACGGCGCCTGGGCCGGAGCCGTCGCGCAGGGCAGCTCGACCCGGACGCGGGTTCCCTGGTCCATGCCGCTCGAAAGCTCGACGGTTCCGCCGAGCGTCTCCACCGCACGTTGGACCAGATGCAAGCCCAAGCCGCTGCCGCTCTCCTTGGTCGTAAAGAACGGGCGAAAAGCTTGCCTTCTAAGCTCCTGGTTCATGCCGGGCCCATTGTCCGCCACCTGAATGATGACGGCGTCCCCGTCGCTGTGAGCCGTGAGCCAGACCGTACCGGCAGCTGGAAGGGCTTCGATCGCGTTGGCCAGCAGGTTCCAGATCACCGACCAAAGATCGCTGCGCAGGCCGCTGACGAAGAGGTCGGGTTCAATATCGCGCTGGACCTTCACCTTGGCGCGCATGGCGGTGGGAGCCATCAAGCGAACGGCTTCGCCAGCGACCGCTGACACGCTCACGGGGTCGCTGTTGGCTTCGCGCTGTGCGCGCCCTCCGAGCATGTGACGCGCGGTGACGCAAGCAGCGGTGGCACTGTCTTCGATGACCTCGAGGGCCTCCTGCACGCGCGTCCCCTTGCGCGCCAGCTGAGCCCAGCCGGCAATCGCGCCCAGGGCGTTGGCCAGTTCGTGCGAAACACCCGCGGCGAGCTCCGAGTCGGGTGTCGAGCCCTGCAAGCCCCTGGCGGTGCTCTCTCCGGCCACGACCACCCACACCCCACTAGCCCGCTCGCCAGGCATGCCCAGCAGACAGACGCGGCTGCCAGGACGCCCGACGCGGTGGGCTACCGGCTGCCCATCCCGCACTCGAGCTATCAACGAGCGGGACTCCTCGCTCGACAGCCCGTCTCCCAGCAGCCTCCCAAGGGTAGCCTCGAGCGAGGCGCCGCTGGGGCTCTCGCCCAGAATAACCCTTGCGGGCTCATTGATGGATAGCGATCCATCGGCGTGATGCACCACCGTAGGCAGGGCCAGGGTGTCACAGAGCCAGGTTAGAATATTCGCTTTCATCGCAATTATACGACGTGATTAAACCTACCAATGCCGCGGCGCATCGTCAATCACATGCGATCTCCGGCACTTCAGCACGCAATGTACGGTTTCGTCACAGCTCCCATTAGACCCCGAGCATTGTAGTTAGAAGCCAGCACGAGGTGTGTCAACGTCCTACTATTGGGTACGTTCCCCGTCCAGCAGGGCACCGGGCCCGTGCTGCGGCGTTTGTGAGGCTGATCCCGCGGAAAAAACCGAGCCGGGGTCCGAAGATCTGGCCGGTGCTGCCTCGGGCTGCTATGCGGGCATGCGGTGAGCGGGCCCACCATCAGCCAGCAGCAGGTCCAGCACGTGGCGGAGCTTGCTCGTTTGGCGCTGAGCGAGCGGGAAAGCGAGAGGCTGCGCTCCGACCTGCACCGTATCCTCGACTACATGGCGCAGCTCGATGGACTGGACGTCAGCGGCGTCTTGCCGACCCTGCATCCATTATCCGCCCCTGCGCGCATGCGAGCCGACCGGCCCGAACCTTCCCTGGCGCGGAAAACGGTCCTCGACCAGGCTCCCGCCCATGCTCGAGGGGCCTTCGCCGTACCCAAGGTGCCCTGGGACGACTAGCGGACCATGGGAGCCGCCAGCCCCGCCGAGTTGATGCGAGATGGCCTCGAGGCGCAGCGTCTTGCCCTTCGAGCCGGACGGGTGACCTCTACCGAGCTCACCCGGGGTTACCTGGAGCGCGCCGCTCACCTCGACCCCAAGCTGAACGCGTACATCCACCTGGACGCGCGGGATGCGCTGGAGCAGGCCGCGCGAGCAGACGAGCGCCTCGAGCGGGGCCAGGCAGGGGTGCTCGCCGGCATTCCGATCGGCATCAAGGACAACCTTTGCACGCAAGGGATAGCTACATCGTGCGGCTCGCGCCTGCTCGAGGGCTATATCCCACCATACGACGCGGGCGTTATCGAGCGACTGCGTACCGAGGATGCGGTGCTCATCGGCAAGCTCAACATGGACGAGTTCGCCATGGGCTCGTCCAACGAGAACTCCGCTTTCGGACCGGTCAAAAACCCCTGGGACCTTGGGCGTACGCCCGGTGGCTCGTCCGGTGGGCCGGCGGCGGCGGTCGCCGCCCGCCTGTGCAGCGCGGCTATCGGCAGCGACACGGGCGGCTCCGTGCGCCAGCCAGCGGCCTACTGCGGGCTCAGCGCGCTCAGGCCAACCTATGGCCGCGTTTCGCGCAGCGGCCTGGTGGCCTTTGCT
The sequence above is a segment of the Pseudomonadota bacterium genome. Coding sequences within it:
- a CDS encoding response regulator, producing MLDTSGTETQLSPREGMPVVLLVDDDEEVLATFGHVLDRMGARVLKSKDVVQATQRLCQQHVDVLICDQSLPGVSGLKLLETVREQWPHVVRALMTGKPDTEVLAGSINRARVHRVLVKPLPGMELRGLLDDLVQEARRRSLGEPLREANLLVVDDDPAVGRALRRDLRSHNVHVHVAEGVDEGLRLLESNKIDLILADLVMPGKDGISLLEVALRRWPEAKRVLMTGHGDANDMLEALNRGGVQRFVRKSKDLARMRPVVQEMLGLHYPPRTSQTRNESPAIKGRVLVVEDEDLLLQAYARHLEAAGCEVVACRGSSEALAVFSRSRVDAVITDITMPGMDGLALLRALRELDDSVKVVLVTGVPSAETAIEALDKGAFKYLVKPVDTMELARIAERAIQVTRMARMQREAMQIVSSDPLAYGARGELEAAFDRALARLVIHYQPIVKWSQREIFGFEALVRSGEPSMAHSGALFSAAERLGRLQELGKLIRRSVAKPMLNRPEKLFVNLHPAELGDPLLLDAGSDLVAIAERVVFEITERAGLSEVTDVRERIAAIRACGASVAVDDLGAGYAGLSNFALLEPEVAKLDQGLVHCVHRIPTKQKLIRSMAELCRDMGVHLIAEGVETREECDVLAAIGCDLFQGYLFARPGNPLPAVTWG
- a CDS encoding ATP-binding protein, producing the protein MKANILTWLCDTLALPTVVHHADGSLSINEPARVILGESPSGASLEATLGRLLGDGLSSEESRSLIARVRDGQPVAHRVGRPGSRVCLLGMPGERASGVWVVVAGESTARGLQGSTPDSELAAGVSHELANALGAIAGWAQLARKGTRVQEALEVIEDSATAACVTARHMLGGRAQREANSDPVSVSAVAGEAVRLMAPTAMRAKVKVQRDIEPDLFVSGLRSDLWSVIWNLLANAIEALPAAGTVWLTAHSDGDAVIIQVADNGPGMNQELRRQAFRPFFTTKESGSGLGLHLVQRAVETLGGTVELSSGMDQGTRVRVELPCATAPAQAPSKVERHSSGVFATDRPMASTRVLVVDDDPGTRELLSTALSIHGARVVTAANSQDALDAAGPFDVALIDLLLSDDDLPPDAPGQALLAKLRAQGKVNAALLISGTEPLDVPMPGGEANGYIRKPFQLDDLLDRVRETLDRHGKGQALSEGA
- the gatC gene encoding Asp-tRNA(Asn)/Glu-tRNA(Gln) amidotransferase subunit GatC, which gives rise to MSGPTISQQQVQHVAELARLALSERESERLRSDLHRILDYMAQLDGLDVSGVLPTLHPLSAPARMRADRPEPSLARKTVLDQAPAHARGAFAVPKVPWDD